One Eublepharis macularius isolate TG4126 chromosome 6, MPM_Emac_v1.0, whole genome shotgun sequence DNA segment encodes these proteins:
- the LOC129332014 gene encoding mannose-binding protein-like, which translates to MYLLQLFTALVVGTSLVCAAAADASRSEANTCTVMACGNPGLNGLPGRDGKDGTKGEKGDQGVGLKGQQGYPGKAGPPGPTGMQGPPGQKGQKGETAATDSLQRRVTALENNLQALQAELNKSKKLVLLQGLTVGQKTFISTHQQDTFSNGRALCAKAGAAVACPKNAAENTAVQELAKKDSKPAFLDITDTQTEGRFVYPNGSPVGYTNWKKGEPNNYNGVEDCTIILHENAEWNDYNCNSKWLIICEL; encoded by the exons ATGTATCTGCTCCAGCTTTTTACTGCCCTGGTGGTGGGAACATCTCTGGTGTGCGCAGCTGCTGCTGATGCAAGCAGATCTGAAGCAAACACATGCACAGTAATGGCATGCGGCAATCCAGGATTAAATGGCTTACCTGGCCGAGATGGAAAGGACGGCACCAAAGGAGAGAAGGGAGACCAAG GGGTCGGACTGAAGGGCCAACAGGGATACCCTGGAAAGGCTGGACCTCCAGGCCCAACAGGAATGCAAGGACCTCCAGGTCAAAAAGGACAAAAGGGAGAAACAGCAG CTACTGACAGTCTTCAAAGGCGAGTGACTGCTCTGGAAAACAACTTACAGGCTCTTCAAGCTGAACTGAACAAATCCAAAAAAT TGGTGTTACTACAGGGGTTGACAGTCGGACAGAAAACTTTCATTTCAACTCACCAGCAGGATACTTTCAGTAATGGCAGAGCCCTGTGTGCGAAAGCTGGAGCAGCCGTGGCCTGCCCCAAGAACGCTGCTGAGAACACTGCCGTGCAAGAACTAGCAAAGAAGGACTCCAAGCCTGCTTTTCTTGATATAACCGATACCCAGACAGAGGGCAGGTTTGTGTATCCAAACGGATCACCAGTAGGatacacaaactggaaaaaaggagagcccaacaACTACAACGGAGTCGAGGATTGCACTATTATCTTACATGAAAACGCAGAATGGAATGACTACAACTGTAACTCAAAATGGCTGATCATTTGTGAATTATGA